A genomic window from Xenorhabdus cabanillasii includes:
- a CDS encoding AraC family transcriptional regulator, producing the protein MFQPLELGTPDSFIFRDETLNADTECMLHSHPFGQLIYVVCGVIEMTVEGQRFLAPPEFCIWVPKNMIHSSYNRKTMRFWIIDISSQLSESLPQQPCIIRLTSIFNAIMMDFYTRKIVQPETEKDQRLAQILIDQVELSPGQCTYLPSSRDKLLAPILEALERNPADNTSLAEWAKKRYTSERTLSRRCQQELGMSFGEWRQRLRFLHAISLLEQGKSVYEIAFDVGYSSSSAFISMFQQLAGTTPERFRKG; encoded by the coding sequence ATGTTTCAGCCGCTGGAATTGGGCACGCCCGATTCTTTTATTTTTCGTGATGAAACATTGAATGCTGATACCGAATGTATGTTGCATTCCCACCCATTTGGACAATTGATTTATGTCGTGTGTGGAGTCATAGAGATGACCGTGGAAGGACAGCGTTTTCTTGCGCCACCAGAATTTTGTATCTGGGTTCCGAAGAATATGATTCATTCCAGTTACAACCGAAAAACGATGCGGTTTTGGATAATAGATATTTCATCGCAGTTAAGTGAATCTTTGCCTCAACAGCCGTGTATCATTCGATTAACTTCTATCTTCAATGCCATCATGATGGATTTTTATACCCGCAAGATAGTTCAGCCAGAGACAGAGAAAGATCAGCGTTTGGCTCAAATCCTGATTGATCAGGTTGAATTATCACCAGGTCAATGTACATATTTACCTTCATCAAGAGATAAGCTGCTTGCTCCGATATTAGAAGCATTAGAGCGTAACCCTGCGGATAATACCTCATTGGCGGAATGGGCGAAAAAACGCTACACCTCAGAAAGAACCTTATCGCGTCGCTGTCAGCAAGAATTGGGGATGTCTTTTGGAGAGTGGCGGCAGCGCCTGCGTTTTCTGCACGCAATTTCCTTATTGGAACAAGGTAAAAGCGTTTATGAGATTGCATTTGATGTTGGCTATAGTTCATCGTCAGCATTTATTTCTATGTTTCAGCAGCTAGCCGGGACAACTCCTGAACGTTTCAGGAAAGGATGA
- the truA gene encoding tRNA pseudouridine(38-40) synthase TruA, which translates to MSATELNQSVPEAKKVKIALGIEYDGSRYYGWQRQQEVRSVQGCLEKALSKVADEPVSVFCAGRTDAGVHATGQVVHFETSAQRKDAAWTMGVNTYLPPDIAVRWVKMVDDEFHARFSATARRYRYVIFNHRYRPAVLAKGVTHFHYPLDEKKMHEAAQCLLGENDFTSFRAVQCQSNSPWRNLMHINVSRHGYYVVVDIKANAFVHHMVRNIVGSLLEIGCGNQGIQWMAELLALKDRTKAAATAKAEGLYLVAVDYPVHFGLPEPVMGPLFLADELI; encoded by the coding sequence ATGTCTGCTACAGAACTGAATCAGTCTGTGCCAGAAGCAAAAAAAGTGAAAATTGCACTGGGGATTGAATATGACGGCAGCCGCTATTATGGTTGGCAGCGTCAGCAAGAAGTCAGAAGTGTACAGGGATGTTTGGAAAAAGCACTGTCAAAAGTGGCAGATGAACCTGTTTCTGTTTTCTGTGCGGGCAGAACGGATGCAGGTGTTCACGCAACCGGGCAGGTAGTGCATTTTGAAACGTCAGCACAACGTAAAGATGCAGCATGGACAATGGGAGTTAATACTTATTTGCCGCCGGACATTGCCGTACGTTGGGTAAAAATGGTCGATGATGAATTTCATGCTCGTTTCAGTGCAACGGCACGTCGGTATCGGTATGTTATCTTCAACCATCGTTACCGTCCTGCGGTACTGGCGAAAGGTGTCACGCATTTTCACTACCCGCTGGACGAGAAAAAAATGCATGAAGCGGCACAATGTCTGCTGGGAGAGAATGACTTCACTTCTTTCAGGGCAGTACAGTGTCAGTCCAACTCGCCGTGGCGTAATTTGATGCATATTAATGTCAGTCGTCATGGGTATTATGTTGTTGTGGATATCAAGGCCAATGCTTTTGTTCATCATATGGTGCGCAATATTGTTGGCAGCTTGTTGGAAATTGGTTGTGGTAATCAGGGTATCCAATGGATGGCTGAATTGCTGGCGCTGAAAGATCGGACAAAAGCAGCCGCAACAGCTAAAGCTGAAGGGCTATATTTAGTCGCAGTGGATTATCCTGTTCATTTTGGCTTGCCTGAGCCTGTTATGGGGCCGTTGTTTTTGGCCGATGAATTAATCTGA
- a CDS encoding aspartate-semialdehyde dehydrogenase, translating into MSEGWNIALLGATGAVGEAILALLQERQFPVGELHLLASEQSVGKIQRVNGKNVTVHNAAEFDWSQVQLAFFAVGMEVTAQYITTATEAGCLVIDSSGLFATEPDVPLVVPTVNPYALAEYRNRNIIAVADSATSQVLTAIKPLIDAAGIARLQLTNILPVSVHGKAAIEELAGQSARLLNGIPPDEGRFSKQLAFNLLPLLPDAEGTIREERRIVDQVRRILQDEGLPVSVSCVQSSVFYGIAQMVNLETLRPVGVEEARGEFERLEEIQLSEEGDYPTQVTDASGTDGLSIGCLRNDYGMPEMLQFWSVTDNIRFGGALMAVEIAEKLMQEQFY; encoded by the coding sequence ATGTCAGAAGGTTGGAATATTGCGCTCTTGGGTGCAACGGGCGCAGTAGGTGAAGCGATATTGGCGTTATTGCAGGAACGCCAGTTTCCGGTTGGTGAACTGCATCTTCTTGCCAGTGAGCAAAGTGTCGGGAAAATCCAGCGTGTTAACGGCAAAAATGTCACTGTTCATAATGCCGCAGAATTTGACTGGTCACAGGTACAGCTCGCATTTTTTGCTGTGGGTATGGAAGTGACAGCACAATATATTACAACCGCGACAGAAGCGGGTTGTCTGGTTATTGACAGCAGTGGGTTGTTTGCGACAGAGCCGGATGTTCCGTTGGTTGTCCCGACAGTGAACCCGTATGCTTTAGCTGAATATCGTAACCGTAACATTATTGCAGTTGCCGATAGTGCTACAAGTCAGGTGCTGACGGCTATCAAGCCGTTAATTGATGCTGCGGGTATTGCTCGTTTACAGCTGACCAATATATTGCCTGTTTCCGTACATGGTAAAGCTGCCATTGAAGAGTTGGCAGGGCAAAGTGCTCGCTTATTGAATGGTATTCCGCCTGATGAAGGGCGTTTCAGTAAACAATTGGCTTTTAACTTGTTACCTCTATTGCCTGATGCTGAGGGCACGATACGCGAAGAGCGTCGTATCGTCGATCAAGTGCGCAGGATATTGCAGGATGAAGGTTTGCCTGTTTCAGTGAGTTGTGTTCAATCTTCCGTGTTTTACGGTATTGCCCAGATGGTTAATCTGGAAACACTGCGTCCGGTTGGTGTAGAAGAAGCGCGTGGAGAATTTGAACGTCTTGAAGAAATTCAGCTCTCGGAAGAGGGCGATTATCCGACTCAGGTTACAGATGCATCAGGTACTGATGGGTTGAGTATCGGTTGTTTGCGTAATGATTATGGAATGCCGGAGATGTTACAGTTCTGGTCTGTTACCGATAATATCCGCTTTGGCGGTGCTCTGATGGCGGTTGAAATCGCAGAAAAACTGATGCAGGAGCAATTTTACTGA
- the pdxB gene encoding 4-phosphoerythronate dehydrogenase PdxB has product MKILVDENMPYAEQLFNQLGEVQPIPGRPVPEGVLEHADAFMVRSVTKVNESLLKGSPVKFIGTATAGIDHVDQQWLKQTGIGFSAAPGCNAIAVVEYVFSALMVLAEQDQFQLKDKTVGIVGVGNVGGRLADRLAALGVKTLLCDPPRADRGDEGEFWPLEKLVREADILTFHTPLNTSGLYQTYHLADAKLLSSLPDNRILINASRGEVVDNQALLSALQNGKKLRVVLDVWEPEPNLSLPLLDLVDIGTPHIAGYTLEGKARGTTQVFEAYCEFLGKPQKTELSELLPESDFSHITVHGEVTQSILKRLMHLVYDVRRDDTPLRQAAGQDGAFDQLRRNYPERREWSSLTVYCDSESSAQLLSEIGFNAKLI; this is encoded by the coding sequence GTGAAAATTTTAGTTGATGAAAATATGCCTTATGCTGAGCAACTCTTTAATCAATTAGGGGAAGTTCAGCCAATTCCGGGCCGCCCTGTGCCGGAGGGAGTTCTGGAACATGCAGATGCCTTTATGGTTCGCTCTGTCACTAAAGTTAATGAGTCCTTGCTAAAAGGCAGCCCGGTAAAATTTATCGGTACTGCTACTGCCGGAATAGATCATGTTGATCAGCAATGGTTGAAGCAGACAGGCATTGGTTTCTCTGCTGCTCCCGGATGTAATGCAATTGCTGTCGTTGAATATGTCTTTTCTGCATTGATGGTATTGGCAGAGCAGGATCAGTTTCAACTGAAAGATAAAACTGTCGGCATTGTTGGTGTCGGTAATGTCGGAGGACGTCTGGCTGACCGACTGGCTGCTTTGGGCGTGAAGACCTTACTGTGTGATCCACCTCGTGCCGATCGGGGAGATGAAGGCGAATTCTGGCCTTTGGAAAAGTTGGTCAGAGAAGCAGATATTCTGACGTTCCATACGCCGCTTAACACATCAGGCCTTTATCAAACTTATCATTTAGCAGATGCAAAATTACTCTCTTCTCTGCCGGACAACCGAATTTTAATCAATGCCAGCCGTGGCGAAGTGGTTGATAACCAGGCACTGTTATCAGCGCTGCAAAATGGGAAAAAATTACGTGTCGTACTTGATGTCTGGGAACCAGAGCCTAACCTTTCATTACCTTTGCTGGATTTGGTTGATATCGGTACACCGCATATTGCGGGATACACTCTGGAAGGTAAGGCTCGTGGTACAACTCAGGTTTTTGAGGCGTATTGTGAATTCCTGGGAAAACCACAGAAGACAGAATTGTCTGAGCTGTTGCCTGAGTCTGATTTCAGCCATATCACAGTTCATGGCGAAGTGACACAAAGCATTCTGAAGCGCTTGATGCATTTAGTGTATGATGTGCGCCGTGATGATACACCATTACGTCAGGCAGCCGGGCAGGATGGTGCTTTTGACCAGTTGCGGAGAAATTATCCGGAACGTCGGGAGTGGTCTTCCCTGACAGTATATTGTGACTCAGAAAGCAGTGCTCAATTACTATCCGAAATTGGGTTTAATGCTAAGTTGATTTAA
- a CDS encoding DMT family transporter, with protein sequence MKNLFFPLIAVLIWSINAVVSKASTTSIEPAAIAFYRWFIAFLALTPFVLLPALKQWKMLTQYWWKLLILGSLGMVLNQSLVYYAAHTVSATLIGIFTSLIPLLTVILSIFVLRVAPTVGIILGTVFSLSGLIWLIGKGEPASLLQYGLGSGEMMMFIASAAYALYGVLTKRWAIPLPNWQSLYIQIGFGVLLLLPNFIMTEDVRLTSNNISLVLFAGIPASIIAPYLWIQGVIRLGANMTSIFMNLVPVFTAIIAIAVLHEKMYSYHLIGGGIVLAGVILAQQLRIPISRQKKNPAKTD encoded by the coding sequence ATGAAGAATTTATTTTTCCCCCTTATTGCTGTGCTCATTTGGTCAATTAACGCTGTCGTCAGTAAAGCCTCCACCACTTCAATTGAACCTGCTGCTATCGCTTTCTATCGCTGGTTCATCGCCTTTTTGGCTTTAACCCCTTTTGTCTTATTACCCGCACTGAAACAGTGGAAAATGCTTACCCAATATTGGTGGAAGTTATTGATCCTCGGCTCCCTCGGTATGGTTCTTAATCAAAGTCTGGTTTACTACGCTGCCCATACTGTCAGTGCAACACTGATTGGGATCTTTACTTCGTTGATTCCATTGTTGACTGTCATACTCAGTATTTTTGTCCTGCGAGTTGCCCCGACAGTTGGAATTATACTTGGTACAGTTTTTTCCCTGTCCGGCCTTATATGGTTAATTGGCAAAGGAGAACCTGCTTCTTTGTTACAATACGGATTAGGGTCAGGAGAAATGATGATGTTTATTGCATCAGCAGCCTATGCTCTGTACGGCGTTCTGACCAAACGCTGGGCAATTCCGTTACCCAACTGGCAATCACTCTATATACAAATCGGATTTGGGGTATTATTACTTTTGCCTAACTTCATAATGACAGAAGATGTCCGGTTAACCAGTAATAATATTTCTCTTGTGCTGTTTGCAGGTATTCCGGCTTCAATTATTGCACCTTATCTCTGGATACAGGGGGTTATTCGTCTTGGAGCTAATATGACCTCAATCTTTATGAATCTGGTTCCGGTTTTCACCGCAATTATTGCCATCGCGGTACTCCATGAGAAAATGTATAGCTATCATCTGATTGGTGGAGGTATTGTGCTGGCTGGCGTAATTCTTGCTCAACAATTACGTATCCCAATATCTCGCCAGAAAAAAAATCCAGCCAAAACAGACTGA